In the genome of Parus major isolate Abel chromosome 2, Parus_major1.1, whole genome shotgun sequence, one region contains:
- the IMPACT gene encoding protein IMPACT isoform X1 translates to MAASDAERAQQQIDEIEALSSIYGDDWCVVDENEKIYCIKISDCLDQPKWTLCLQVILPPGYPTAEPPIYQLNAPWLRGQDYTELANSLEEIYVQNLGESILYLWVEKIREALVEKAQSSDPEPDIKKTTEEVDEDDVDDFLLDYQPLQEDQIKMLNYMASGSQEDEELPPIHHGNPITDRRSTFQAHLAPVVTTRQVKRVLEKLYENKKIASATHNIYAYRIYCEDKQTFLQDCEDDGETAAGGRLLHLMQILNVHNVLVVVSRWYGGILLGPDRFKHINNCARNVLVEYDYVPSTEESSRQAGKSKKIRKDNKKRTEH, encoded by the exons ATGGCTGCGAGTGACGCGGAAAGGGCCCAGCAGCAG attgaTGAAATTGAAGCCCTTTCATCAATCTATGGTGATGATTGGTGTGTTgttgatgaaaatgaaaaaatctatTGCATTAAGATTAGTGACTGTCTGGATCAACCAAAATGGACCCTGTGTTTGCAG GTGATTTTGCCACCAGGATATCCAACTGCAGAGCCACCTATTTATCAACTAAA TGCCCCTTGGCTTCGAGGACAAGATTATACAGAACTAGCAAATAGCTTGGAAGAAATATATGT ACAGAACCTTGGTGAAAGTATACTGTATTTATGGGTGGAGAAGATACGAGAAGCTCTGGTAGAAAAGGCACAGTCTTCAGATCCAG AACCAGATATTAAGAAAACCACTGAAGAAGTTGATGAAGATGATGTAGATGATTTTCTCCTAGATTACCAACCCCTTCAGGAAGatcaaattaaaatgttaaattacaTGGCATCTGGAAGTCAGGAAG ATGAAGAACTGCCCCCTATACATCATGGAAACCCAATCACAGATCGAAGGAGCACTTTCCAAGCACATTTGGCTCCAGTGGTGACAACCAGACAA GTTAAAAGAGTTCTTGAAAAATTATATGAGAACAAGAAAATTGCAAGTGCTACCCACAACATATATGCATACAG aataTACTGTGAAGATAAGCAGACGTTCCTACAGGATTGTGAAGATGACGGAGAGACAGCAGCAGGTGGACGTCTTCTCCATCTTATGCAG ATTTTGAATGTCCACAATGTGTTAGTTGTGGTGTCCCGCTGGTATGGAGGTATTCTCCTGGGACCAGATCGTTTCAAACATATAAACAATTGTGCAAGAAATGTACTTGTGGAGTACGACTATGTACCATCAACG gaagaGTCATCTAGACAAGCCGGAAAGAGCAAAAAGATAAGGAAGGATAACAAGAAGAGAACAGaacactaa
- the IMPACT gene encoding protein IMPACT isoform X2, with protein MDPVFAGIVVVILPPGYPTAEPPIYQLNAPWLRGQDYTELANSLEEIYVQNLGESILYLWVEKIREALVEKAQSSDPEPDIKKTTEEVDEDDVDDFLLDYQPLQEDQIKMLNYMASGSQEDEELPPIHHGNPITDRRSTFQAHLAPVVTTRQVKRVLEKLYENKKIASATHNIYAYRIYCEDKQTFLQDCEDDGETAAGGRLLHLMQILNVHNVLVVVSRWYGGILLGPDRFKHINNCARNVLVEYDYVPSTEESSRQAGKSKKIRKDNKKRTEH; from the exons ATGGACCCTGTGTTTGCAGGTATAGTGGTG GTGATTTTGCCACCAGGATATCCAACTGCAGAGCCACCTATTTATCAACTAAA TGCCCCTTGGCTTCGAGGACAAGATTATACAGAACTAGCAAATAGCTTGGAAGAAATATATGT ACAGAACCTTGGTGAAAGTATACTGTATTTATGGGTGGAGAAGATACGAGAAGCTCTGGTAGAAAAGGCACAGTCTTCAGATCCAG AACCAGATATTAAGAAAACCACTGAAGAAGTTGATGAAGATGATGTAGATGATTTTCTCCTAGATTACCAACCCCTTCAGGAAGatcaaattaaaatgttaaattacaTGGCATCTGGAAGTCAGGAAG ATGAAGAACTGCCCCCTATACATCATGGAAACCCAATCACAGATCGAAGGAGCACTTTCCAAGCACATTTGGCTCCAGTGGTGACAACCAGACAA GTTAAAAGAGTTCTTGAAAAATTATATGAGAACAAGAAAATTGCAAGTGCTACCCACAACATATATGCATACAG aataTACTGTGAAGATAAGCAGACGTTCCTACAGGATTGTGAAGATGACGGAGAGACAGCAGCAGGTGGACGTCTTCTCCATCTTATGCAG ATTTTGAATGTCCACAATGTGTTAGTTGTGGTGTCCCGCTGGTATGGAGGTATTCTCCTGGGACCAGATCGTTTCAAACATATAAACAATTGTGCAAGAAATGTACTTGTGGAGTACGACTATGTACCATCAACG gaagaGTCATCTAGACAAGCCGGAAAGAGCAAAAAGATAAGGAAGGATAACAAGAAGAGAACAGaacactaa